A stretch of DNA from Rickettsia hoogstraalii:
ATTCGGTTTAGTAATAGGGATGTTGCTCGCTATTTGTAAGGTAAATAAGAATCGTGCTTTAAGGCTTTTTGCAAATTTCTATACTTCTATTTTCAGAGGTACTCCTTTATTAATTCAATTAAGTATTATTTATTTTGCTTCACCTTATATTATAGGCGTTAAATTTAGTGTGTTTATGGCGGGAGCTATTTCTTTTTCTCTTAATTCGGGAGCATATGTTTCCGAAGTAATAAGGGCGGGGATTAATGCAGTTGATAAAGGGCAGTTTGAAGCGGCTGAAGCTCTTGCTATTCCAAAGTTTTTAATAATGAAAGATATAATTCTGCCGCAAGCAGTTAAAAATATTTTTCCGTCATTAGTAAATGAGCTTGTAAATTTGATTAAAGAATCAGCCATTATTTCTATGCTTGGAGAAATGGATTTAATGCGTAGAGCACAAATTGTATCAATTGAAACATATAATTATTTTTTTCCAATGTTTATTGCTGCGTGCTGTTATTATATTTTAGTGATGTTAATCAGCTTTATAGCAAAAATAATTGAGAAAAAAATGATTGTTAATTAAAACATACTTGCTTTTATGGAAAAAGTAATTATAATTTAAATTTAGTGTAATTTACAAATTCCTATAATTTGTATTTAGAAATGATTTAAAATAAAGGGTGGAAGTATTTTTTTACCCTTTAATTATCGTATATATAAGTTTTTTTTGGAGTATTTTTTTTAATGCCGACATATAATCAATTAGTACGTTTTGGGAGAAAGTCAAAAACTCGTAAGACCAAATCTCCTGCCTTAGAATCTAATCCTTTTAAAAGTGGTGTTTGCCTAGTTGTAAAAACCGTTACCCCTAAAAAGCCTAACTCTGCACTCCGTAAGATTGCAACGGTGCGTTTAAGTAATAAAAGAACAGTAAATGCATATATTCCCGGTGAAAAGCATAGTGTAAAGGAGCATGATAGGGTATTAGTAAGAGGAGGTCAGGTTCCTGATCTTCCGGGGGTGAAATATCATATCGTACTCGGTGCATATGATATTGCTGGAGTTAAAGGACGTAAGCAAGGTCGTTCACGTTATGGTGCTCCTCGTAAACAAGTTGCAGTTACAAAAAAATAAATTATTAGTTAGAGAGAAAAAATAAAATGTCACGTCGTCACGCCGCCGAAAAGCGAGTAATTTTACCTGATATGAAATATAACAGTATTTTACTGTCAAGATTTATCAATAATATTATGAAAGAAGGGAAGAAAGCCCTTGCAGAGAAAATTGTTTATTCAGCCTTTAATAAAATTGAAAAGAAGCATAGAGTCGATCCGTATCAAACCTTTAATAATGCTATGCATAACGTGAAGCCGCATTTAGAAGTAACTTCGGTTAGGGTTGGAGGAGCTAATTATCAAGTTCCGACGCATGTTGATGAAAGAAGAGGATATGCTCTTGCTAGCCGTTGGATTATTAATGCTGCGTCAAAACGTTCTGAAAAAATGATGATTGATAAACTTGCCGAAGAGCTGTTTGAAGCTTCTAATAATAGAGGCGTCGCCATTAAGAAGAAAGAAGATACTCATAAAATGGCTGAAGCTAATAAAGCTTTCTCTCATTTTAGCCCTAAAAAAATGAAATAAGGTAGGGTATATAATGAGTAAAATAAATAAACTTGAGCATATTCGTAATATAGGAATATGTGCTCACATTGATGCCGGTAAAACCACAACTACCGAACGTATTTTATATTATACAGGTAAATCACATAAAATAGGTGAAGTTCATGAGGGCGGTGCTACCATGGACTGGATGGAGCAGGAGCAAGAACGCGGTATAACCATTACCTCAGCTGCTACTACTTGTAGATGGCAAGATAAGATAATTAATATTATCGATACTCCCGGACACGTTGATTTTACTATCGAAGTAGAGCGTTCGCTTCGTGTTCTTGACGGTGCGGTTGCAGTATTTGACGGTGTAGCAGGTGTTGAACCTCAGTCTGAAACGGTTTGGAGGCAAGCAGATAAATATAATGTTCCTAGAATGTGTTTTGTCAATAAAATGGACAGAATGGGAGCAGATTTTTATAGATGCGTTGAAATGATCAAAGATCGTTTAGGAGCAAAACCGCTTGTTATTCAGTTGCCTGTAGGGATTGAAGAAAATTTTAAAGGTATAATTGATCTTGTTAAAATGAAAGCAGTGATTTGGAAAGATGAATCACTTGGTGCTGAGTATTTTGAAGAAGATATACCTGCCGATATGAAAGACAAGGCTGAAGAATATCGTGCTAAATTACTTGATATGGTTGTTGAGTTAGATGACACGATCATGGAAAAATATTTATCAGGTGAAGAAGTAACAGAAGAAGAGATTAAAAGATTAATCAGAAAAGGTACTATTTCAGCAGCATTTTATCCAGTTTTATGCGGTAGTGCTTTTAAAAATAAAGGAGTACAGCCTTTACTTGATGCTGTAGTAGATTTCCTACCTTCGCCTATTGATATAGGTATAGTAAAAGGTATGGAAGTAAGTACTGGTGAAGAAAAAGATTTTCCTATTTCGGTAACTGAGCCTTTTGCAGCTTTAGCATTTAAAATTATGAATGATCCGTTTGTCGGTTCATTAACTTTTATTAGAATATATTCAGGTAAAATTGCTTCAGGAACCACTGTTATTAATACCGTAAAGAATAAAAGAGAAAAAATCGGTAGAATGCTATTAATGCATGCTAATAATCGTGAAGACGTAAAAGAAGCATCAGCAGGTGATATAGTAGCTTTAGCAGGTCTTAAAGATACTACTACCGGTGATACGTTGTCCGATATGGATAAGCAAGTAATCTTAGAAAGAATGGAATTCCCGGAGCCGGTAATTGAGCTTGCGGTAGAACCTAAATCAACAGCCGATCAAGAAAAAATGGGTCTCGCACTTTCTCGTTTAGCAGCTGAAGATCCATCATTTAGAGTTTCAACGGATCATGAAACAGGACAAACAGTGATAAAAGGAATGGGAGAACTCCATTTAGAAATTATCATTGATCGTATGAGAAGAGAGTTTAAGGTTGAAGCAAATATTGGAGCTCCTCAAGTAGCATATCGTGAAACTATAACAAAAGCTTGCGAAATCGATTATACCCATAAGAAACAATCCGGCGGTGCAGGACAATTTGCTCGTGTAAAAATTATTTTTGAGCCTCTAAAAGAGGTAAAAGATCTAAAAGATGAAGATAAAAATAAAACTTTTGTCTTTGAAAGTAAAATCGTCGGCGGTGCCGTGCCTAAAGAATATATACCGGGTGTTGAAAAAGGTTTAAATAATATTAGAGAAACCGGTGTTATTGCCGGTTATCCTATGATTGATTTTAAAGCGACTTTAGTTGACGGTGCGTTTCATGATGTAGATTC
This window harbors:
- a CDS encoding amino acid ABC transporter permease; this translates as MFEYLIKFYPKILFIVEGTLVTLKYSVIAVIFGLVIGMLLAICKVNKNRALRLFANFYTSIFRGTPLLIQLSIIYFASPYIIGVKFSVFMAGAISFSLNSGAYVSEVIRAGINAVDKGQFEAAEALAIPKFLIMKDIILPQAVKNIFPSLVNELVNLIKESAIISMLGEMDLMRRAQIVSIETYNYFFPMFIAACCYYILVMLISFIAKIIEKKMIVN
- the rpsL gene encoding 30S ribosomal protein S12, yielding MPTYNQLVRFGRKSKTRKTKSPALESNPFKSGVCLVVKTVTPKKPNSALRKIATVRLSNKRTVNAYIPGEKHSVKEHDRVLVRGGQVPDLPGVKYHIVLGAYDIAGVKGRKQGRSRYGAPRKQVAVTKK
- the rpsG gene encoding 30S ribosomal protein S7; amino-acid sequence: MSRRHAAEKRVILPDMKYNSILLSRFINNIMKEGKKALAEKIVYSAFNKIEKKHRVDPYQTFNNAMHNVKPHLEVTSVRVGGANYQVPTHVDERRGYALASRWIINAASKRSEKMMIDKLAEELFEASNNRGVAIKKKEDTHKMAEANKAFSHFSPKKMK
- the fusA gene encoding elongation factor G; protein product: MSKINKLEHIRNIGICAHIDAGKTTTTERILYYTGKSHKIGEVHEGGATMDWMEQEQERGITITSAATTCRWQDKIINIIDTPGHVDFTIEVERSLRVLDGAVAVFDGVAGVEPQSETVWRQADKYNVPRMCFVNKMDRMGADFYRCVEMIKDRLGAKPLVIQLPVGIEENFKGIIDLVKMKAVIWKDESLGAEYFEEDIPADMKDKAEEYRAKLLDMVVELDDTIMEKYLSGEEVTEEEIKRLIRKGTISAAFYPVLCGSAFKNKGVQPLLDAVVDFLPSPIDIGIVKGMEVSTGEEKDFPISVTEPFAALAFKIMNDPFVGSLTFIRIYSGKIASGTTVINTVKNKREKIGRMLLMHANNREDVKEASAGDIVALAGLKDTTTGDTLSDMDKQVILERMEFPEPVIELAVEPKSTADQEKMGLALSRLAAEDPSFRVSTDHETGQTVIKGMGELHLEIIIDRMRREFKVEANIGAPQVAYRETITKACEIDYTHKKQSGGAGQFARVKIIFEPLKEVKDLKDEDKNKTFVFESKIVGGAVPKEYIPGVEKGLNNIRETGVIAGYPMIDFKATLVDGAFHDVDSSVLAFEIAAKVAFREGMPKGNPKLLEPIMKVEVITPDEYMGDIIGDLNSRRGQIQSMDPRGNAQVVTANVPLAEMFGYVNTLRSLSQGRAQFSMIFSHYDQVPSQVADIIKAKK